A window of the Pecten maximus chromosome 19, xPecMax1.1, whole genome shotgun sequence genome harbors these coding sequences:
- the LOC117317383 gene encoding LOW QUALITY PROTEIN: uncharacterized protein LOC117317383 (The sequence of the model RefSeq protein was modified relative to this genomic sequence to represent the inferred CDS: deleted 1 base in 1 codon): protein MMKKLALNLLKSADEKLRSLGHHKQQGSSKPGTTSGVSGHPNLPVQLRPVVTETPFLQQSTQSSPIQTQSPLTQGSGPAPPRPPPPTQLALKVTTHDLNDQNMSDRRIQRVGRRDQGTVAASTGRQEATSVQESRSAAIKRRSRSEGPAGRLKPRNSMDEKKMHEVRERNSKSGQVRAKQTTRHSMFTEPLSDDGFPDVHGSSSSATDSDQDRKTWVKNPLMVKKVRKNDKRKSLNTTLDVGGKENKINPSELSYITSRSPQVSSREAVLYQDKMGNTVGQKAKYQKLEERRKKRVDILVTSDEELNSPELRISRLRQRALQGSKLATKLPDRLEDIDSLQISEIQPMTKLTNAPVTNTQRLQPEPAENESSSSEQITLRPIGPGQTNLNYDSYRKMEIENNRANTRFDGSRNSSNINLKESYHGYVHTGREGQGRVSQGQGYKKIPKQDTDFMGGNIFQKNEEFPKVSLQRSESYGSGDTSGKRYRELPQEGITRYSTTINQFSSNHPSKSERGSHKGRVGSDNEMSFNDLNSNRPMVLKKAIDRVDNKRKSNDDDDSLDELIESNIQYLESEIESGRLQMPQPSSVQNQQFFKESTRKMASEESPKQASSFENVSRPTVSSSSFQNEVKLRLQIPSATSSPRPVIRSVKPPIASDGSGSCSSLSQYDALSNTPSGSTSPSPSRSVYTHVFQNTVPKIERRHQSAAHSPYLQRRPTELTEMEDLSKSDSQLNTQSFHQGYAPQYLNPQQGYMRHANSSSAVTQYDNCEENQVSLKNLSMPIVEQGMFSDVEYDIEVSERVKKWEKYMKKKKPTDDSKSPLSLSTILEPEGGIPEAWLQEAMMMQEIDQIQESFASLPKKIQPPPSRAVSSVTVTVTKSTSHIAPAPNPKPQFLQQMQQERQKQLQEQMQQQQHQQKIQYEQQQRQMQLQQQQQQYEQLKQQQMQQQQQQQQQQQQPYQYQQQEYASAPDFDDPKVLSTETNSHRVFRLVKEPGGTAITRSSDNSLQFVQNPNVYNSKTYAPPKTNSQKDETKRARRAISEEQLEKGDKSEINVTFTKAWPPRRNKSFSEEQKQARLSKYEEELSELQELKQDSVKDLRKRFDSDASGNEGTDTYEETLSAARTPVIHRKQYILPVDQVVPDKQVLEEKIVTKVSRQESKRPSDLQNISPKLSDNVKEKEVWSPHLESSKGLVSIERVKARTLQTIPFSEDPFWKQIEEMTSFDKLMKSGEVIDVADVSRPVESIAYIKQNPDEEMICTSYAHVVSTNSTTIYCQSPSSTSLPIPTTRAKSFSTPEIQPLKLGNAPVIKSSVAALDEVLEDIRSSLKRKPVPAHGTTRSAPVEKESPFFSPLRSPVLQPVQQIPVSNIPGYQPVHVASNIARTLIQTQQPMTAGVQSIAHSVPTYQSQRLAELQNQLGITKQQAQPATVSVQQQQQQQQQQPGAQAMHFIPEYSADPFIINGNYQLDPMILKEKLLDTGLAEMSDSGGSLKGITSGSGRGSVTPTTAATQRRPSVDAEKQVLQTVEDLKNLARDVENRLSLIRSRIECSDENRLDSILGALRNFAPNVEPAVVHQPTVQLTSEYHSRKTKLQEALSELDKIYKNLNVVEQPRSVTTTVTTETKGNTIPRLSGTHVEYRSQIKKRNKSDSDFMTNYSEESIAEVERETQREFEDITQAFQHLLAEVDRETDQDLTEPSTPTQKDPQTHAQEIEATIESFLQEYRDSGKLPGGQSASFNRAIEGLAAKEVGIPNRCRDIQKSEVFTTSSGPFSVLVGINGNGKKSGKTTTKPKSKPPSTTALVRSSPPQPTWHNNPMHTASVQTGTEQEHCGEVTEQDVNLDEVFKSVLEDISDDSSEHSLENIKMVSRRGKRHMAHRKSMPAEMFKRSIETKTIETQTDTPSMEPRKDKIKSRKTELSREDSISSESSLDAKGPQRKKIARNIAMMMEIFSSSEDERRRTLTHSHSAPDLREIFDGDRIFSRQNSNSSQGKIQTPKMVKQRYEARAKKRAAQVYTRETSMEEKVEDFAWTSATSDDGSQISQGSKPPLHPKRKQKSTSPDRSILDGKSGSRKGSSNDCDSVKSEVVLRKKKRRTSSSNSQDEHDRPHSFHELVAMFETNPDRLSRLQNSLRRCASADMVFMETVMKKSYHSEPDLRDNVSTDFQSAKLFLEIQVKS, encoded by the exons AGTGCAGATGAGAAGCTGAGAAGTCTTGGGCACCACAAACAGCAGGGCAGCAGTAAACCTGGCACCACAAGTGGTGTCAGTGGTCACCCCAACCTACCTGTCCAGCTCCGGCCAGTGGTAACTGAAACACCATTCCTGCAGCAGAGTACGCAGTCATCCCCAATCCAGACCCAAAGTCCCCTGACCCAGGGGTCAGGTCCTGCCCCTCCCAGACCACCCCCACCCACACAGCTAGCTCTGAAAGTGACCACACACGATCTCAATGACCAAAACATGTCTGACCGACGTATTCAAAGGGTTGGTCGGAGGGACCAGGGAACAGTGGCTGCATCCACCGGGAGACAGGAAGCAACTTCGGTTCAGGAATCGAGGTCTGCTGCCATTAAACGTAGGTCACGCAGTGAGGGACCAGCAGGTCGTCTCAAACCGAGGAATTCTATGGacgaaaaaaaaatgcatgaagTGAGAGAGAGAAACAGCAAATCTGGTCAAGTCCGCGCAAAACAAACAACAAGACATTCAATGTTCACTGAGCCTCTGTCAGATGACGGATTTCCTGATGTTCATGGAAGCTCATCGAGTGCTACAGATTCCGATCAGGATAGAAAAACATGGGTGAAAAATCCTTTAATGGTAAAAAAAGTTCGGAAAAATGATAAACGGAAATCGTTGAATACAACATTAGATGTGGGTGGAAAGGAAAACAAGATAAATCCGAGTGAACTCTCTTATATCACCAGTCGGTCACCACAGGTGTCTAGTAGAGAGGCAGTGTTGTACCAAGACAAGATGGGTAACACTGTCGGTCAAAAAGCAAAGTATCAAAAACTTGAGGAGAGGCGTAAAAAACGTGTTGATATATTGGTGACTTCTGATGAGGAACTGAATTCGCCGGAGTTGAGAATATCTCGTCTCAGACAAAGAGCATTACAAGGATCAAAACTTGCTACAAAACTCCCAGATCGACTTGAGGACATAGATTCCCTACAAATCTCAGAAATACAACCG aTGACCAAATTGACCAATGCTCCAGTCACAAATACTCAAAGACTACAACCGGAACCAGCAGAAAACGAGTCATCGTCGTCGGAGCAAATCACACTTAGACCAATTGGACCTGGGCAAACGAATCTAAATTATGACAGTTACCGAAAAATGGAAATAGAGAATAACCGAGCCAATACTCGGTTTGATGGGTCAAGGAATAGCAGTAATATTAACCTGAAGGAAAGCTACCATGGATATGTCCACACAGGTCGTGAAGGTCAAGGACGTGTCAGTCAAGGACAGGGATACAAGAAAATCCCGAAACAAGATACTGATTTCATGGGTGGcaatatatttcagaaaaacGAGGAATTTCCAAAAGTTTCTCTTCAGCGAAGTGAATCTTACGGATCAGGTGACACAAGTGGCAAGCGATATAGAGAGCTCCCACAAGAGGGGATAACTCGTTACTCAACGACAATCAATCAGTTTAGTTCGAACCATCCATCAAAATCAGAACGGGGGAGTCATAAGGGTAGAGTGGGAAGTGACAATGAGATGAGTTTCAATGATCTTAATTCAAATCGACCAATGGTTTTGAAGAAAGCTATTGACAGGGTGGATAATAAAAGGAAGTCCAACGATGATGATGATTCTCTAGACGAGCTCATTGAATCAAACATTCAGTATTTGGAAAGTGAAATAGAAAGTGGGCGCTTACAGATGCCCCAGCCGTCTTCTGTGCAAAACCAACAATTTTTCAAAGAGTCAACAAGGAAAATGGCTTCCGAGGAATCTCCAAAACAAGCTTCCTCTTTTGAAAATGTGTCGCGGCCCACAGTTTCAAGTTcatcatttcaaaatgaagtGAAATTAAGACTTCAAATTCCATCCGCAACCAGCTCTCCTCGTCCTGTGATACGATCTGTGAAGCCTCCCATTGCTAGTGATGGAAGCGGGAGTTGTTCTAGCTTGAGTCAGTACGATGCTTTATCAAACACACCTTCTGGGTCAACATCCCCATCACCTTCACGTAGTGTTTACACGCATGTATTCCAGAACACTGTTCCAAAGATTGAACGCCGCCACCAGTCCGCGGCGCACAGTCCATATCTTCAGCGGAGACCAACCGAACTCACTGAAATGGAAGATTTGTCAAAGTCGGACAGTCAGTTAAATACG CAGAGTTTCCATCAGGGGTATGCACCTCAATATCTAAATCCACAGCAAGGGTATATGCGACATGCCAATTCTTCATCAGCCGTAACACAGTATGACAATTGTGAAGAAAACCAAGTTTCACTTAAAAATCTCTCAATGCCCATTGTAGAACAAGGTATGTTCTCAGATGTAGAATATGACATAGAAGTGTCGGAAAGggttaaaaaatgggaaaaatacatgaaaaagaaaaaacctaCAGATGATTCCAAGTCACCTTTATCACTGTCAACAATTTTAGAGCCGGAGGGTGGTATCCCAGAAGCCTGGCTTCAAGAGGCGATGATGATGCAAGAAATTGATCAGATTCAAGAAAGCTTTGCGTCCTTGCCAAAGAAGATTCAACCTCCTCCAAGTAGAGCTGTTTCCTCTGTTACAGTCACCGTGACAAAGTCTACGTCACATATAGCACCAGCTCCTAACCCTAAACCTCAATTTCTACAGCAGATGCAGCAGGAACGACAGAAGCAATTACAAGAACAAATGCAGCAGCAACAACATCAACAGAAAATCCAATACGAGCAACAACAAAGGCAGATGCAGCttcagcagcagcaacaacagtATGAACAActtaaacaacaacaaatgcaacaacaacaacaacaacaacaacaacaacaacaaccataCCAATACCAGCAGCAAGAGTATGCTTCTGCGCCAGATTTTGATGATCCGAAAGTTTTGTCAACAGAGACTAATTCTCATCGTGTCTTTCGTTTGGTGAAGGAACCAGGTGGTACAGCAATAACTCGATCCAGTGACAACTCGTTACAGTTTGTCCAAAACCCTAACGTTTACAACAGTAAGACGTACGCTCCACCAAAAACAAATTCTCAGAAGGACGAGACGAAGCGGGCAAGGCGAGCTATATCTGAGGAACAGCTtgaaaagggagataaatctgaAATAAATGTCACTTTTACCAAAGCATGGCCACCGCGTAGAAATAAGTCCTTCTCAGAGGAACAGAAACAGGCCCGACTCTCCAAATATGAGGAGGAGTTGTCGGAACTTCAGGAGTTGAAACAGGACAGTGTGAAGGATTTAAGAAAGCGGTTTGATTCTGATGCAAGTGGGAATGAGGGAACAGATACATATGAGGAGACACTCTCGGCTGCACGTACGCCTGTTATTCATAGGAAACAGTACATACTTCCTGTGGATCAGGTAGTGCCAGATAAACAGGTGCTGGAAGAGAAAATTGTAACAAAGGTGAGTCGTCAGGAAAGCAAACGTCCGAGCGACCTACAGAATATATCTCCAAAGCTGTCAGACAATGTCAAAGAGAAGGAGGTATGGTCCCCGCATCTAGAGAGTTCTAAAGGTCTTGTAAGTATAGAGCGAGTCAAGGCCAGAACCCTCCAAACAATCCCCTTCTCGGAGGACCCATTCTGGAAACAGATAGAAGAGATGACCAGTTTTGACAAACTCATGAAGTCTGGTGAGGTTATAGACGTGGCTGATGTTTCTCGACCAGTAGAATCTATCGCTTATATTAAGCAGAACCCTGACGAAGAGATGATATGCACATCATATGCACACGTCGTAAGCACGAACAGTACAACTATATATTGCCAGTCGCCCAGTTCCACTAGTTTACCCATACCAACTACACGAGCGAAGTCGTTCAGCACGCCGGAGATTCAGCCTCTCAAGCTGGGTAATGCCCCTGTCATAAAGAGCAGTGTGGCAGCCTTGGACGAGGTGCTGGAGGATATACGGTCATCACTTAAACGTAAACCTGTCCCAGCACATGGAACGACCAGATCTGCTCCGGTAGAGAAAGAGTCGCCATTCTTTTCTCCCTTGCGATCTCCAGTATTACAACCAGTTCAGCAAATCCCTGTATCAAATATACCAGGATATCAGCCTGTACACGTAGCAAGTAATATAGCGCGAACGTTGATTCAGACTCAACAACCGATGACAGCTGGAGTCCAGAGTATCGCTCACAGTGTCCCTACCTACCAGTCGCAGCGATTGGCTGAGCTACAAAATCAGTTAGGTATCACTAAGCAACAGGCTCAGCCGGCCACAGTGAGTGTACAGCAACAACagcaacagcaacaacaacagcCGGGCGCACAAGCCATGCACTTCATTCCAGAGTATTCAGCGGATCCTTTTATCATCAATGGTAACTACCAGCTAGACCCAATGATCTTGAAGGAGAAACTACTGGACACTGGGCTAGCTGAGATGTCCGACAGTGGAGGTTCATTGAAGGGAATCACAAGTGGAAGTGGAAGAGGATCCGTAACGCCTACAACTGCAGCAACACAAAGACGGCCGAGTGTTGACGCGGAAAAGCAAGTGTTACAGACAGTGGAGGATTTGAAAAACTTGGCGAGAGATGTGGAAAACCGGCTGAGTCTCATTCGTAGCAGGATTGAGTGTAGTGATGAGAATAGACTAGACTCCATTCTAGGTGCTTTGAGAAACTTTGCCCCTAATGTCGAACCTGCAGTGGTTCATCAGCCAACGGTTCAACTAACGAGTGAATATCACTCTAGGAAAACAAAACTTCAAGAGGCACTCTCAGAGCTTGACAAAATCTAcaagaatttaaatgttgttgAACAGCCTCGGTCTGTTACTACTACGGTTACCACAGAGACCAAGGGTAACACAATACCACGTCTCTCCGGTACACATGTTGAGTATCGGTCACagattaaaaaaagaaacaaatcgGATTCGGATTTCATGACAAACTACTCTGAGGAATCAATAGCGGAGGTAGAGAGGGAAACACAAAGGGAATTTGAGGATATTACTCAAGCATTTCAGCATTTATTAGCTGAGGTTGACCGTGAAACTGACCAGGATTTAACGGAGCCGTCAACTCCTACACAAAAGGACCCACAAACACACGCACAGGAGATAGAGGCCACTATAGAATCCTTCCTCCAGGAATATCGTGATTCGGGGAAACTTCCAGGAGGACAGAGTGCAAGTTTTAACAGAGCAATTGAAGGCCTGGCTGCCAAGGAAGTGGGTATTCCAAATAGATGTAGAGACATTCAGAAGTCAGAGGTGTTTACTACATCGTCTGGGCCTTTCTCAGTTCTCGTTGGCATCAATGGTAATGGAAAGAAAAGTGGTAAAACCACTACGAAGCCTAAATCGAAACCTCCGTCTACAACTGCTCTTGTTAGAAGTAGTCCTCCACAACCCACGTGGCATAACAACCCTATGCACACAGCATCAGTACAGACAGGCACAGAACAAGAACACTGCGGTGAAGTCACGGAGCAAGACGTTAATTTGGATGAGGTGTTCAAGTCCGTGTTGGAGGACATATCGGACGACTCCAGTGAACACAGTCTTGAGAACATCAAAATGGTATCTCGACGAGGAAAGCGCCACATGGCGCACAGGAAATCTATGCCAGCTGAAATGTTTAAGAGAAGCATTGAGACCAAGACTATCGAGACACAGACTGATACTCCTAGCATGGAACCAAGGAAGGATAAGATCAAATCTAGGAAGACAGAACTATCGCGAGAGGATTCGATCTCCAGTGAGAGCTCTCTAGACGCAAAAGGCCCGCAAAGGAAGAAAATTGCAAGGAATATTGCAATGATGATGGAGATTTTCAGCTCAAGTGAGGACGAACGCCGTAGGACATTGACACATTCTCACAGCGCTCCAGATTTACGAGAAATATTCGATGGAGACAGAATATTTTCAAGACAGAACAGTAATAGCTCGCAAGGGAAAATACAGACTCCAAAAATGGTCAAACAGCGGTACGAAGCTAGAGCGAAGAAAAGGGCGGCGCAGGTCTACACACGGGAAACAAGCATGGAGGAAAAGGTGGAGGACTTTGCATGGACTTCGGCTACGTCTGATGATGGTTCCCAAATATCACAGGGTTCAAAACCTCCACTACACCCTAAACGGAAACAAAAATCAACCAGTCCCGACCGTTCGATCTTGGATGGAAAATCTGGAAGCCGGAAAGGATCATCCAATGATTGTGATAGTGTCAAATCAGAGGTTGTACTACGGAAAAAGAAGAGGCGCACGAGCTCTTCAAATTCACAAGATGAACACGACCGACCACACAGTTTCCACGAACTAGTTGCTATGTTTGAGACAAATCCAGATCGTTTAAGCAGATTGCAGAATTCACTGAGAAGGTGTGCCTCGGCGGATATGGTATTCATGGAGACGGTGATGAAGAAGTCCTACCACTCAGAGCCCGACCTCAGAGACAATGTATCCACCGACTTTCAAAGTGCTAAACTATTCCTAGAAATCCAAGTCAAATCATGA